The Phaeacidiphilus oryzae TH49 region CCGAACAAGCGACGGCTCCCGGCGGCTCGCGGTTGCGCGCCTGAAGCGCGAGGCCCTCAAGCTGATCTACGCAGCCCTTGATGCCTCCGGAGTGACTCAAACCGAGCTGGCGGAGCGTCTTCGCGTCCGTAAGTCCGCCGTAAGCCAAGTGCTGCGTGGCGACGGGAACCTGCGCATCAAGACCATGGCCGAGTACTTGCACGCGCTGGGATACGAAGTAGACATGCGCCTCGTTCAAGCAGGAGAGCCACGGCGCGCCGTCAAGGAGTCACGTGACGTCGTGCCTGCCTTCCCAAGCCGCGATCCGCGATCGGAACAGATCGTCCAGAGCTACGACGTTGGCGATGGTCATCTTCTTCTGGGACTCACCCTTCATGGGGACGGGCACACAGGCGTCACCTTCGAAGGTTCGGCCCACCATGTGCCGAAGGCTCCGTCCCAGGTGAAGGTCGAGGCGAGCGCAGGCCCCTACCAGGTTGGAATGAAGGTCGAGGCGTGAAACTCACGGTCTACACGCTCTGCGACCGGGCAACCGTGCGTGAAGGTCTCCTCCATGTCCTCGGCGGAGGCATCACGAGCGCTCAGCTGACGACGCCTGGCGCCCTCGATCTTGACCTGGCGCTCCTCTTCCTGCCGGATAGCAGGGAGGACATGACGGCGCAACATGAGGCGACCGTCACCATGAGGCAGGTCACTGCGAACGCTGACTTGGCCAAGGTCCAGGTCGCATGGCAGGCGGCTAATATCCCAGATGTGGATCCGCTGCCGGCACTTCCGCTGTCAGTGCCCCTACGCCAAGTGCGTATCGACGCTCCCGGGGACTTCGAAATCACGATCGCCGTAGACGGGAAGCAAGCCGCTCAGCTGAAGCTGGGGCTGCGCGAGCGTTCCAACCCTGTACATACAGCACTCACGAGCGTCGGACCTCCGTCGTAGCCAGTACGCCGCGCGGCTCTCCGTTTCCGGCTGCCGACGGGCACGCGCCCGAGATCCGCAGGTCGCCCATGCGGCGGCCCGAACTCTCCGCCGCATGGGCGGCGCCCCGTCAGCAACTAGCGAGCCCGGCCGTTGCTGATAGCCGCGGCAACGAGGTGTAGTCCTGGCCTACTGCCAGCCCAGCCCGTGTCGCTTCCGCAGGTCCCACACCGGCCGCCACGCGGCGAGTGCGGCCTCCCGCAGCCGGGCCAGCTCCGCCGACTCCGTCTCCGGCCATGTGGCGCGGTCCAGTACCTGCTCCGGCGCGGGGAAGGCTTGCTTCCGCTCGGCCGTGACGCGCTCGACGTACTCGGTCACCGCGGCATCAGCCGCCTTCGCTCGGGCAGTCAGGGTCTCCAGCTCAGCGCGGATCTCAGGTGAAGGTTCGTCGGTCACCTCGTGATCGTAGATCGTGGGTCTGACAGAACGATGAGAAGGCGCTCAGCTGCCTGTCCGCGACGCCGCGAGGTCTCGGGTGAGGGCGACCACGCGCTCGGTGTCGGTGAGGTCCGCCAGCACCACGTCAGCGCCAGCATCCTCCAGCTCGGTCGCGGGGGTGCGGCCCGTCGCCACGCCGACGGTGAATACCCCGACGTCGCGGCCGGCGGTCACGTCGGCCGGGGTGTCTCCGAAGAGGATGGCTGCGGCCGCTGGCGCCTCGGCGCGCTGAAGAGCGACGCGCACCATGTCGGGGCGGTCGTCGGCGTCCTCGCCGTAGGCGCCCCGCGTCAGGTCGAGGTGTTGGTCGAGGCCGAAGGTGGCCACCTTGATCTCGGCGACCCGCCGGGCGTTTCCGGTGGCCGGGACCTGGACGGTGTCGGCGAGTTGGGCGAGCGCATCGAGGGCCGCGGCGGCGCCGGGCAGCGCGTGGCCGCGCGCCCGGAGCTCGCCGGCGCGGCGCAGGTAGGCCGCGGCCAGGGCTTCGGCGTACTCTTCGAACGGCCATGCGTCGCGGGGGAGGCCGTGGGCAGCGAGCGTCTCGCGGAAGATCACCGCTTCGCTCTTGCCGGTGACCTCGGCCGGGTTCTCCAGTGGGCGGCCGGTGACCTGCTCGAAGGCGTCCGCGAAGCAGTCGCGGCCGACGCCCTGCGTCGCCAGCAGCGTGTGGTCAAGGTCCCACAGGACCACCCGGTCGGCCATGCCGCACCCCCAACTCGTCGGATCCTCAGCGTGCCATACCCCGGAGCACCCGACCTCGTCACAGGGCGTACCGGAGGGCCCTACTCTGGGTTCAAGTTTCAGGTGAGGGGAGGCGGTTGTGGTCGCGGCAGACCTGCCGATCGGGCAGCGTATCCGCCATTACCGCAAGCGCGCCGGGCGTGAGCAGGCGGTGGTAGCCGGCCTGTGCGGCCTCAGCACCGACTACCTCTCCCAGATCGAGCGCGGCATCAAGACCCCGTCCCTGCAGGTGCTCCAGGCGATCGCCCGCGAACTCGGCGTCCCGGTCTCCGCTCTCCTCGACGACACCCCCGCCCCCGCCCCGGCCGCCGTAGACGCGACGCCCGCGCCGATCGTCGAGGCCCTCCTCGGCTACGGCCCCGCCCGATCAGCCGCCCCGGCCGAGCCGGCCGCGCTGCGTGAGCGAGTCGAAGGGGCATGGCGCATCTGGCAGTCCAGCCCGAGCAGGTTCAGCGACACCGCCGAGCTGCTGCCGGTGCTCGTCGCCGACGTCGAGCATGCCGTCCGCGCTCTTCGCTCCGACCAAGCCCCGCGCCGCGAAGCACTACGGGCGTCCGCCGACCTCTACTTCCTGCTCCGTTCGTACCTGCGGCGCACCGGCCGGCCAGACCTGGCCATGATGGCCGCCGACCGGGCGGTTCGGGCGGCCGAGGACGCAGACGACCCGCTGCGGATCGCCGCCGCGCAGTGGAACTTGGGGCATGCCCTGCTCGGCGCCGACGAGCCGGAGGGCGCGGAGCAGGTGGCTCTCCGCGCCGCCGAGCGCGTCCGAGCCGATGCACCGGCCAACGCGGAGGCGAAGGCTCTGGACGGTGCCCTGCAGCTGGTAGCCGTCATCGCAGCGGCGCGCCGCCGCGACTGGTGGGGTGCCCGCGACCGGCTGGAGGAGAAGGCCACGCCGACCGCCCGGGTCGCCGGCGAGGGGAACGTCTTCTGGACCGTGTTCGGTCCGACCAACGTCGAGCTGCACAACGTCAGCATCGAGATGGAGGCCGGTCAGGCCACCGAGGCCCTGCACATGGCAGATGCGGTGGACACGAGTCATCTCCCGAGCATGGAGCGGGCGTTCACGTTCACCTTGGACGTGGCGCGGTGCTACGACCTGCGCCGCGAGGATGCGTCGGCGCTGCTGCGTCTCCTCGACCTTGAGCGCATCGCCCCGGAGGACCTGGCCCGGACGCCGGTCGCCCGGCAGATCATCCTGACGCTGCTCGGCCGTGCAAGGGGGATGCATGCGCGGCAGGTCGAGGGCCTGGCGACGCGTCTGGGTATCGTGTGAAGGCGCCCGCCCCGCCAGCTCACTCGACCTGACAGCTCGGGTCGTGATCCGGCCACGCTCATACGGTCGGCGGCATGGAAGCACGATTCCGGAACCGGCGAGCAGGTGAGGCCCTCGCGGGTACCGCGTCTGCGGAGGCCGCCGCGCCGGAGGTCTACCTGTCTCCGCGATGTCGCGACGGTCGGCACGAAGCGCCGCCGACCGGCTGCGGCGGCCGGTACCTCGAGCGGGACGCCCGCGGAGTGCCGACCGGGCGACTCGCGGCCGGCTGCGAGTGCAGCTGCCACGAGGAGCGCCATGCCCGGCTGCTGCGTCTCGCCGCCGAGGAGATCGCCGAGGCAGCAGGGCGGCAGTTCTGATGCCGCGCATGAGCCCTTGGGCGATCCGTTGGGACCGGGAGGGGCGCGCGTGGCGCTTGGAGGACCTCGACGGACCGATCAGCGACGCGCACGGTCGGCTGCTCGGATGGGTGCGCTTCGCGGCGGCCGAGGCTGACCGGGAGCGGCTGGAGGCTGGTCTGCCCCTGCACCCGGACTACGTCGGAGTCGTGCCTGCCGAGCAGATGGGGAGCACGCGCGTGGGGCTGACTCGCGTGCAGGTCACCCGGGAGTGATCCCCTCATCTCGGCCGCCGTCCCTGCCCCTGACGTCCGGCCGGCCGCCCCGGTCCTCCGCACGCTCGGGGCGGCGCCGCCGCTCGGCGACCACCGTCGGGCTGCGGCACAACCTCCCGGCGAAGGTGCTCGATCGCATCCCTGTCGCCACGCCGGGGGTAGGTGGTCCAGTCGCGGTGACGTGAACCGCGGCTGGACCACGGGGCGGCGCCTACTTGGCGGGGTCTCTCCAGTCGTCCGCGAAAAGGTCGCAATACGCCCGCCCGGACCCGTGTGGAGGCGACCGGGTGGGACGAAGGCAGCCCCCGGCTACGCACTCGCCGGGGGCTGTCGCCTGTGTCTGGGGCGGGATCGGATCGGCCGAGGGCAACAGAACGCCCTCCGCCTTGCGGCGGAGGGCGCCTTCCCCAGCGGAGCGGACCGCCTCCACACGTATCCAGCTCCGCCAGGCATCGGCGGAGCGCACTTAGGGCGGCTGGGGATGGCCGCCCCTCCGGACCGCGACCGATGCTACTGAGCCGTTAGTTCGGAACCGTGGGTGCAGTTGATCAAACCGCCCGATCGTGTGATGAGCCGTCGGAGGCCATGATCCACGCGGGATGTGGACGGGATGTGGACTCTGGGCAGCAATAAGCCCGCTGCGTTCGAATATGCAGCGGGCTTTGACCTGGTGGTGGGCGCAGACGGTTTCGAACCGCCGACCCCTGCTTTGTAAGAGCAGTGCTCTACCACTGAGCTATGCGCCCCGGCCGCGCGCGGGCATGCGGAACGCACGCGGAACGAGGGGGACAGACTACCGGATCAGGGGGAGTGGGCGTGCGACGCGGGTCCGGCGGCAGGTGCGGCGCATCGTTGATTGTCATGGTTCCGCAGGACGGAATGGATAGGCTCGCCCGGTGAGCTCGGATGAGGTGGTTTCTTCCGCGGGGCGCTCGGTCGCGGGCGGCGGCGGGTACCGGGTCGTCGCCATCGCGGCGTCCGCGGGCGGCGTGTCCGGTCTCTCGGATCTGCTGGGGGCGCTCGGCGCGAAGCTGGCGGTGCCGGTGCTGATCGTGCAGCATCTGGATCCGCGGCACCAGACGGTGCTCGCCGAGGTGCTGGCCCGGCGGGCGCGGATGCCGGTGAAGCTGGCCGAGGACGGGGAGGCGGCGCGGCCCGGCCGGGTGTACGTGGCGCCGCCCGACCATCATCTGCTGGTGGAGGAGAACGGCCGGTTGACTCTCTCCAGCAGCGCCTCGGTGCATTTCGTCCGGCCTTCCGCAGATCTGCTCTTCAAGTCGGCGGCCGAGGTGTACGGGTCGGGTGTGATCGCCTGCGTGCTGACCGGGACGGGGAGCGACGGGGCCTCCGGGGTACGAGCGGTGAAGGACCGCGGCGGCACGGTCGTGGTGGAGGATCCGGAGACGGCCGCGTTCGGCGGGATGCCGCAGGCGGCGGTGGAGACGGGGGCGGCGGATCACGTTCTGCCGCTGCCGGAGATCGCGTCGAAGATCATTGGACTTGTGGAGGCCAAGCGGAAGTGATGGCGGAACGACGACCCGGACGGCAGTCCGAGCGGCCGGGCGGACGGCGTGTTGAGCCGCACGGCGCTCCAGGACCCGTGGACGGCGAGCAGAACGCGGTCGACGAGGAACTCGAGGCCCTGCTCGGATTCCTCCGTGAGACCCGCGGCTTCGACTTCACCGGCTACAAGCGCTCCTCGCTCGGACGCCGGATCCGCAAGCGGATGGCCGATGCCGGCGTCCGCTCCTATGTGGACTACCAGGACCGGCTGGAGACCAACGCCGACGAGTTCAGCGCGCTCTTCAACACCATCCTGATCAACGTCACCTCCTTCTTCCGGGACACCGAGGCATGGACCTTCCTGCAGCGGGAGGTCCTGCCCGAGGTGCTCTCCTGGGCGGCGGACCAGGATGAGATCAGGGTATGGAGCGCCGGCTGCTCCACCGGTGAGGAGGCCTACTCCCTCGCGATCATGTTCGCCGAGGCGATGGGTCTGGAGGAGGCGGTCGCCCGGGTCAAGATCTACGCGACGGATGTGGACGACGAGGCGCTGCGCGACGCCCGGGCCGGGCTGTACTCGGCGAAGGCCCTGGAGCAGCTCGACCCCGAGCTGCGGGAGAAGTACTTCGAGCAGAACGGCGCGCAGTACGGCTTCCGCCCCGACCTGCGGCGGCGGGTGATCTTCGGGCGGCACGACATCACCCGGGACGCCCCGATCTCCCGGCTGGATCTGCTGGTCTGCCGGAACACCCTGATGTACTTCAACGTCGAGGCGCAGACCCAGATCGTGGACCGCTTCCACTTCGCGCTGCGCGAGGGCGGGTTCCTCTTCCTCGGCAAGGCCGAGATGCTGCTGAACGACGCGGAGAGGTTCGATGTGCTGAGCATGCGCCAGCGAATCTTCCGCAGGCGGCCCGGCGATTCCGGTCCGCCGTACAACTCGGCGCCGGTGAAGCTGCGCTCCGGACCGCTGGGCGGGCAGTTCGGCGCGGGGCGGCACCGTCAGATCCGGGATCTGATCATGGACGCGGTACCTGCCGCCACCCTCGCGGTGGACGAGGGCGGAACGGTGCTGATGATCAACAGCACTGCCCGCCAGCAGTTCGGCCTGACCCCGAACGACGTCGGCCGGCCCTTCCAGGATCTGGAGATCTCCTACCGGCCGGTGGAGCTGCGCTCGCTGATCGAGCAGGCCAGGCACGAGCGCCGGCCGCTGCGGGTGAGCGGGGCCGAGCGGCGGGTCGGTGAGGAGCTGCAGTACTTCGACATCCTCATCCAGCCGGTGACCGGGGCCAACGGGCTGGTCGCGGCGACCGGGGTGACCTTCACCGACGTCACCGTCGCCACCCAGCTGCGCAGCGAGATAAAGCGGGTGCGCGAGGACCTGGAGACCGCCTACGAGGAACTCCAGTCCACGAACGAGGAGTTGGAGACCACCAACGAGGAACTCCAGTCCAGTATCGAGGAGTTGGAGACTACCAACGAGGAACTCCAGTCCACGAACGAGGAGTTGGAGACCACCAACGAGGAACTCCAGTCCGGTAACGAGGAGCTGGAGACCATGAACGACGAGATGCGCACCCGCACCGAGCAGTTGGACGAGGCGCGGGCCTTCCTGGAGGGCGTGGTCGGGTCGATCGCGGCCGGACTCGTCGTGCTGGACGGGCAGTTGGCGGTGAAGTGCTGGAACCGGGGCGCGGTCGACCTGTGGGGCCTGCGGGAGGACGAGGTGCTCGGCCGGACCTTCTTCGACCTGGACTTCGGGCTGCCGGTGGAGCGGTTGCGGGCCGCCGTGGAGTCCTGCCGGGAGCGCGGGGAGCGGGTCGGTCCGCTCGCGCTGCCCGCGCTCAGCCGACTCGGCCGCTCCATCGTCTGCTCGGTGACCTGCAGTCCGTTCGACGGTCACAACGGCGGGGTGGTGCTGATGATGGAATCGGGGGAACGCGAGGAAGGCAGGGACGGCGAGGAAGGCAGGGACGGCGAGGAAGGCAAGGACGGCTGAGGGCGTCGAGGACGGCAGGATCGGCGGCCCACGGAACCCGGTAGACGCGGAGGTCTGACGGAAAGTGAACACACAGCCTCGCAGGTGCCGTTGGCGTAGGCTTTCCGCATGACTGCGGAAGGCGCGGCCTCCGCCCACGCCGAGCTGGCTCAGCTACGGGCGGCGCGGGCGCGGCAGCGCGCCGCGCGGGCGGCCGCGGCCGCCGAGCGCCAGGAGCGTCAGGCGGAACGCACGGGCCAGGCGATCTTCGCCCGTTCCGCCGAGCTGCTCCGCTCCACCGCCCGGGTGCAGGCGACCTCGGCCGAACTCCAGGAGGCGTACGCCCGCCGGCTGCTGGAGGACGCCCGGCGCGGTGGCGCCGAGTCGAACTTCATGACGGGGGTCGCCGAGGCCTGCGGGGCGCCCCGTGCGGCGCTGACGCTGGTCGGCGGCGACGGGACGCAGGTGGCCGTGGCCGCCTCGGACGTGCCGGGCCGGAGAGCGCAGGAGCTGGAGTTCGTTCTGGGCGAGGGCCCGGTGACGGAGGCGGTGGCCGGACGCTCGGTGATCACGGCGGCCGAGCGGGAACTGGTGGAGCGCTGGCCGGCGGCGGGGCCCGAGCTACTGAGGCTCGGGATCGGCGTGGTGCAGGCGGTGCCGCTGGCCGGCTCGACGGCGGGCAGCTGCCTGGGGGTACTGGCGGTCTTCGGTGCCGGCCCCGGGCTGCCGGCGCCACCGGACCGGGTGCGGGACTGCGCGGAAGGACTGCTCCGCGAGGTGCTCCTGGGGACCGACGCGGACCCCGAGCTCTACGGCGGGATCGATCACCGGGACGTGGTGCACCAGGCGGCGGGGATGCTGTCGGCGCGGCTCGGCCGGCCGACGCTGGATGTGCTGGCGATGATCAAGGCGAGAGCATGGACCGAGAGCAGTACGACCTCCGCGATCGCCCGCCAGATCGTGGACGGCCAACTCGACCTGTCGGGGGAGCAGCAATGACGACAAACACGCCCGAGGAGCACCGGGCTCCGGGGGCGCTGACGGGGCCGGGCGGCGGCTCAGGCGGGGTCGAGCACCCCCCGGAGGCGCTGCGGGCCACCGAGCGGCGCACCGCGGAGGCGTTCGTCGAGCTCGCCGGCGGGGCTTTCGGCGAGGGGCTTGATCCGCGCGGGCTGCTTCAGACACTGGTGGTGCAGTGCGCCACCTTCCTGCCGGGATGCGCGGCCCAGGCGGTGGCTGTGGTGCCGGCAATGCCGCCGGTGCGGCAGGGGGGCGGCGCCGGCAGCCGTGGAGGGGCGCCGGGCTCCGGTGGGGCGGTCGAGGGGCCGGCCGGGGGGTCGGGCAAGAACGGGGGACGGAGCTGCGACGTGCCGCTGCTGTGCGCCGGCTCGGATCGACGATCGACCGATCTCGCGTGCAGTGCCGCCGAGTTGGACGAGGGGCCGGCCGCCGACTGCCGGCGGGCCGGGCGCGCGCTCGGCTGGACCGCGCTCGAGGGCGCGCACGCCAGGCAGCGCTGGCCGCGCTTCGCACCGCACGCGCTGCGGCTCGGCCACCGCCGGGTCGCCGCGGTGCCGATGCGCGGGCGCGGGCGCACCGTGGGCGCGCTGGTGCTGCTCGACTCGGCGAGCAGGTGGGAGCCGGGGGCGGCGGGGCCGCTGGACGGGGCTCGGCCGCTGCCGGGGGTGGAACTGCTCGACGGTGGGCGGCAGCACGGGGCCGGACGGCCCGGGGCGGCAGGGGCGCCGGGGGCGCCCGGGGCGCCCGGGGCGTGGGACGGCGGCGGGGCGCGGGGGCCGGGCGGCAGGCCGGAGGCCTCGGACTCGGGCGCGGGCCCCGGAGTGGGCCCGGGAGCGGGCGCGGGCCGGGAAGGGGCGGGGCAACCGCCGAGGGTCCGCCGGGAGCACGAACGGCCGTTCTCCGGTGATGAGTTGGAGCTTGCCCAGGCGATGGCGGATGCCGCCGGGATCGCCCTCGCCCGGGAGCTGGAGGTGTGGGACAGCCGCAACCGCGCCGAGCAGCTGGAGTACGCGCTGAGCCACCGGGTGGTGGTGGAGCAGGCGAAGGGGGTGCTGGCCACCCGGCAGGGGATCGGCGTGGACGAGGCCTTCGAGCTGCTGCGGGGGTATGCGCGGCGCAATCGGCGGCGGGTCAGCGAGGTCGCCCGGGAGATCGTCGACGGCAAGGAGCTGTTCTGAGCGGGGGCGCGGCATGGCGGGTAGCGGACGGCGGACGGCGGACGGCTGGAAGGTTCGCCCCGGCGTCGCCGCCCTTCGCCGCCTCCCGGGGCCGGGCGCCCCGGTCCGGCCAGAAGCCGCAACGGTCACGGTCACGATCACGGTCACGGGTAGGGAGCCGGGGCCCGGGCCTGCGACGGGCACGGGGCCGTGGTGGGCGGCGCCGGGACGCGGTTGCCGGCCCCGCGCAGGCTAGGCGTTGATCGCCTCGTAGACGCTGAAGGCGGCCATCGCGAGCATCGCCGCCGCGGCGATCCGCTGGATCATGTGCATGGGGATCCAGCGCAGCAGGGTCCGGCCGCCGACGATGGCGAGGCCGCCGACCGCCCAGAGGGCGAGGAGCGAGCCGATCGCGACGGACAGCGGATCGTTGTACTTGGCGGCCAGGTTGGCCGTCATGATCTGGGTGAGGTCGCCGAACTCGGCGACCAGGACCACCAGGAAGCTGGTGCCGGCGACCTTGCCGAAGGAGCGTGAGGCGGGGGTGCGGGTGCCCTCCTCGGCCTCCTCCTCGCCGTCCCCGAAGCTCTGCTTCAGCAGTACGGCCGCGCCGATCAGGAAGAGGACCGCGACCACCCCCTGCAGCCAGCGGTGGGGGAGGAGGGCCAGCAGGCTGCCGGCCGCGACCGCGAGCGCCACATGCACGGCGAAGGCGGCGGCCACCCCCGCGAAGACGTGGCTCGCGCGGTAGCGGGTGCCGAGCATCAGGCTGGCCAGGGCCGTCTTGTCCGGGAGTTCGGCGACGAAGATGATGCCGAAGACGATCAGTAGGACGCTGAGGTTCACGCGGGGGTCTTCCTGCTGGGTCGGGCGGCTGCCGCGACCGAGCGACATCCTCAACGGCGACGCCTCGGCGCAGCAGCGTGCGCACGACGGCTTACACGCTGGGCCGAAGGTCTCGCCGACGCCCGCTCCGTGCCGGCCCGCTGACCGGCACTGCGCGCGCCCCGGGCGCCGCCCGCCCAGAGGGCGGGGATATGTCGACGTTCCGGTGGAGGGCTACTCCCCTTCGCTCGGAGGAGTCTAACCCAGGACGCCGGCGGTTCAGGCGGACGGCCGACGGAGCCGTCCCCTGGCGACCAGTTCCAGGGTGGCCAGGATCGCCACCGACTCCACCAGCAGCAGCGCGATCAGC contains the following coding sequences:
- a CDS encoding HAD family hydrolase, with the protein product MADRVVLWDLDHTLLATQGVGRDCFADAFEQVTGRPLENPAEVTGKSEAVIFRETLAAHGLPRDAWPFEEYAEALAAAYLRRAGELRARGHALPGAAAALDALAQLADTVQVPATGNARRVAEIKVATFGLDQHLDLTRGAYGEDADDRPDMVRVALQRAEAPAAAAILFGDTPADVTAGRDVGVFTVGVATGRTPATELEDAGADVVLADLTDTERVVALTRDLAASRTGS
- a CDS encoding helix-turn-helix domain-containing protein gives rise to the protein MVAADLPIGQRIRHYRKRAGREQAVVAGLCGLSTDYLSQIERGIKTPSLQVLQAIARELGVPVSALLDDTPAPAPAAVDATPAPIVEALLGYGPARSAAPAEPAALRERVEGAWRIWQSSPSRFSDTAELLPVLVADVEHAVRALRSDQAPRREALRASADLYFLLRSYLRRTGRPDLAMMAADRAVRAAEDADDPLRIAAAQWNLGHALLGADEPEGAEQVALRAAERVRADAPANAEAKALDGALQLVAVIAAARRRDWWGARDRLEEKATPTARVAGEGNVFWTVFGPTNVELHNVSIEMEAGQATEALHMADAVDTSHLPSMERAFTFTLDVARCYDLRREDASALLRLLDLERIAPEDLARTPVARQIILTLLGRARGMHARQVEGLATRLGIV
- a CDS encoding CheR family methyltransferase; the protein is MDGEQNAVDEELEALLGFLRETRGFDFTGYKRSSLGRRIRKRMADAGVRSYVDYQDRLETNADEFSALFNTILINVTSFFRDTEAWTFLQREVLPEVLSWAADQDEIRVWSAGCSTGEEAYSLAIMFAEAMGLEEAVARVKIYATDVDDEALRDARAGLYSAKALEQLDPELREKYFEQNGAQYGFRPDLRRRVIFGRHDITRDAPISRLDLLVCRNTLMYFNVEAQTQIVDRFHFALREGGFLFLGKAEMLLNDAERFDVLSMRQRIFRRRPGDSGPPYNSAPVKLRSGPLGGQFGAGRHRQIRDLIMDAVPAATLAVDEGGTVLMINSTARQQFGLTPNDVGRPFQDLEISYRPVELRSLIEQARHERRPLRVSGAERRVGEELQYFDILIQPVTGANGLVAATGVTFTDVTVATQLRSEIKRVREDLETAYEELQSTNEELETTNEELQSSIEELETTNEELQSTNEELETTNEELQSGNEELETMNDEMRTRTEQLDEARAFLEGVVGSIAAGLVVLDGQLAVKCWNRGAVDLWGLREDEVLGRTFFDLDFGLPVERLRAAVESCRERGERVGPLALPALSRLGRSIVCSVTCSPFDGHNGGVVLMMESGEREEGRDGEEGRDGEEGKDG
- a CDS encoding ANTAR domain-containing protein, translated to MTTNTPEEHRAPGALTGPGGGSGGVEHPPEALRATERRTAEAFVELAGGAFGEGLDPRGLLQTLVVQCATFLPGCAAQAVAVVPAMPPVRQGGGAGSRGGAPGSGGAVEGPAGGSGKNGGRSCDVPLLCAGSDRRSTDLACSAAELDEGPAADCRRAGRALGWTALEGAHARQRWPRFAPHALRLGHRRVAAVPMRGRGRTVGALVLLDSASRWEPGAAGPLDGARPLPGVELLDGGRQHGAGRPGAAGAPGAPGAPGAWDGGGARGPGGRPEASDSGAGPGVGPGAGAGREGAGQPPRVRREHERPFSGDELELAQAMADAAGIALARELEVWDSRNRAEQLEYALSHRVVVEQAKGVLATRQGIGVDEAFELLRGYARRNRRRVSEVAREIVDGKELF
- a CDS encoding helix-turn-helix domain-containing protein; the protein is MTLLYERLARTSDGSRRLAVARLKREALKLIYAALDASGVTQTELAERLRVRKSAVSQVLRGDGNLRIKTMAEYLHALGYEVDMRLVQAGEPRRAVKESRDVVPAFPSRDPRSEQIVQSYDVGDGHLLLGLTLHGDGHTGVTFEGSAHHVPKAPSQVKVEASAGPYQVGMKVEA
- a CDS encoding chemotaxis protein CheB, yielding MSSDEVVSSAGRSVAGGGGYRVVAIAASAGGVSGLSDLLGALGAKLAVPVLIVQHLDPRHQTVLAEVLARRARMPVKLAEDGEAARPGRVYVAPPDHHLLVEENGRLTLSSSASVHFVRPSADLLFKSAAEVYGSGVIACVLTGTGSDGASGVRAVKDRGGTVVVEDPETAAFGGMPQAAVETGAADHVLPLPEIASKIIGLVEAKRK
- a CDS encoding TMEM165/GDT1 family protein; its protein translation is MNLSVLLIVFGIIFVAELPDKTALASLMLGTRYRASHVFAGVAAAFAVHVALAVAAGSLLALLPHRWLQGVVAVLFLIGAAVLLKQSFGDGEEEAEEGTRTPASRSFGKVAGTSFLVVLVAEFGDLTQIMTANLAAKYNDPLSVAIGSLLALWAVGGLAIVGGRTLLRWIPMHMIQRIAAAAMLAMAAFSVYEAINA
- a CDS encoding DUF6941 family protein, producing the protein MKLTVYTLCDRATVREGLLHVLGGGITSAQLTTPGALDLDLALLFLPDSREDMTAQHEATVTMRQVTANADLAKVQVAWQAANIPDVDPLPALPLSVPLRQVRIDAPGDFEITIAVDGKQAAQLKLGLRERSNPVHTALTSVGPPS